A genomic stretch from Treponema primitia ZAS-1 includes:
- a CDS encoding N-6 DNA methylase, producing the protein MKPVEVYDKLRGGYYTPKVITKFITEWAIRSSTDTVLEPSCGDGSFLEDICSRLAELGCSKKSILTQTIGIELDSSEARKAAKYPATVINGDYFTYYHKHNSLYDVVAGNPPFIRYQNFNEKYRKIAFELMQKHGFHPNRLTNIWLPFLLLSCKALTDKGRIGMVIPAELFQVDYAAEARSFISEYFDSLILITFKQLIFDDIQQEVVLLLGERKSKQKGIRVIELQGIEDLIQGVTTLDTFEVKELDHSSEKWIKYYLSNNELCLLKKLANDPRLSLTTDLFEVNVGLVSGENDFFVIGKEIVDRFNLYKHVIPIVSKAEQVSGLLFSNNSLDEITNRNKRVFLFNPNDKPFDELSKEEQTYIKYGEKSGFHRNYKCRIRKRWYIVPKTWLPEAFLIRQANLFTKIILNETDALVTDTLHKIRFLDNVDGRLVAAAFMNTLTLSLSETIGRSYGGGVLTFEPGEIRKLRIPMIGAEKLDFSKVDSWLRNGEIDQILTYTDDVLLRNGLGLKIKEIKTLHDIWLKLRDRRIARKMKRDL; encoded by the coding sequence ATGAAACCTGTTGAAGTATACGACAAACTGCGCGGTGGCTATTATACCCCGAAAGTGATAACAAAATTTATAACAGAATGGGCTATTAGATCTTCAACGGATACTGTACTGGAGCCAAGCTGTGGTGACGGTAGTTTTTTAGAAGACATTTGCAGTAGATTAGCTGAACTGGGGTGTTCTAAAAAGTCCATATTGACCCAAACTATAGGGATTGAACTTGATTCTTCAGAAGCACGGAAAGCAGCGAAATATCCTGCTACTGTTATCAACGGAGATTATTTTACATATTATCATAAACATAATTCACTCTATGATGTTGTTGCTGGGAACCCCCCATTCATTAGATATCAAAATTTTAATGAAAAGTATAGAAAGATTGCTTTTGAACTCATGCAAAAGCATGGGTTTCATCCAAATAGGCTTACAAATATTTGGCTGCCTTTTTTATTATTATCGTGCAAAGCATTAACTGATAAAGGGCGTATTGGTATGGTGATACCTGCGGAACTCTTTCAGGTAGATTATGCTGCTGAAGCAAGAAGTTTCATTAGTGAGTATTTTGATAGTCTTATTCTTATAACATTTAAACAGCTTATCTTTGATGACATACAACAAGAAGTCGTACTTTTGCTAGGTGAAAGAAAATCTAAACAGAAAGGTATTCGAGTAATAGAACTACAGGGCATAGAAGATTTGATTCAAGGAGTGACTACTCTTGATACTTTTGAAGTAAAAGAGTTAGATCATAGTTCTGAGAAATGGATCAAATATTATCTTTCCAATAATGAGTTGTGTCTATTAAAAAAGCTGGCTAATGATCCTCGCTTAAGTCTAACCACAGATCTTTTTGAAGTTAATGTCGGGCTAGTGAGTGGTGAGAATGACTTTTTTGTTATTGGCAAAGAAATTGTTGATCGTTTTAACCTATATAAACATGTTATACCTATTGTCAGTAAAGCGGAACAGGTTAGTGGTTTGCTATTCTCAAATAATAGCTTAGACGAGATTACAAATAGAAACAAAAGAGTTTTCTTATTCAATCCTAATGATAAGCCTTTTGATGAGCTATCAAAAGAAGAACAGACCTATATCAAATATGGCGAAAAGTCTGGGTTTCACAGAAACTACAAGTGTCGCATTAGAAAGCGGTGGTATATTGTTCCAAAGACTTGGTTGCCAGAAGCTTTTCTAATACGTCAGGCTAATCTTTTTACAAAAATTATTCTTAATGAGACAGATGCACTTGTAACCGATACACTTCATAAAATTAGATTTTTAGATAATGTTGATGGTCGATTAGTGGCAGCGGCGTTTATGAATACGCTTACTTTATCCTTGTCTGAGACTATCGGTCGAAGTTATGGAGGAGGCGTCCTAACATTCGAACCAGGAGAAATAAGAAAACTGCGAATCCCAATGATTGGAGCTGAAAAACTTGATTTTTCTAAGGTTGACTCTTGGTTACGCAACGGTGAAATCGATCAGATATTAACATATACCGATGATGTACTATTACGTAATGGGTTAGGTCTTAAAATAAAGGAAATTAAAACATTACATGACATTTGGTTAAAACTACGAGATAGAAGGATCGCTAGGAAGATGAAGCGTGATTTATAA
- a CDS encoding NUDIX hydrolase — translation MVSEKYKQRPGRHLKLPGGALLAGEHISTAVIREVKEETGVDAKFESIVCLRHWHGYRYGKSDIYFVCRLSALSTEITMDSGEISECLWIPLEDFLADPEVHSFNKLVVRAATSSAPGFSEKFISEYKSDTYELLVN, via the coding sequence GTGGTATCCGAAAAGTATAAACAGCGACCCGGACGGCATCTCAAATTGCCTGGCGGTGCACTCCTCGCTGGGGAACATATCAGCACGGCGGTTATCCGTGAGGTAAAAGAGGAAACAGGTGTTGACGCAAAGTTTGAGTCCATTGTTTGCCTGCGCCATTGGCACGGGTATCGTTACGGTAAATCGGATATTTATTTTGTCTGCCGCCTTTCAGCCCTTTCCACGGAGATCACTATGGACTCAGGCGAAATTTCCGAGTGCCTGTGGATACCCCTTGAAGATTTTCTTGCCGATCCCGAAGTCCACTCCTTTAATAAACTTGTGGTTCGGGCAGCTACTAGTTCTGCACCGGGATTTTCAGAAAAGTTTATTTCAGAATACAAGAGCGATACCTACGAACTCCTGGTAAATTGA
- a CDS encoding helix-turn-helix domain-containing protein gives MKNKKGKLSRFQYSVFKKQCDVLRREKGVTMEKMALDLGMVTKTKEGLEKGKQARLSQYENNPNGMSLELVIKYAEYFGLKEGKKFTFIHEALKSSKKIIIDDNIFKGESWENFILTVASILSPNSYVPGKTVEPIDEEEPDIESIEEEESDPEPLIDLLKEIGDKMRDEKKASPEMDHTLQRRKVAVIKKTGTK, from the coding sequence ATGAAGAATAAAAAAGGGAAATTATCTAGGTTCCAATATTCGGTTTTTAAAAAGCAATGTGATGTACTACGCAGAGAAAAAGGCGTTACAATGGAAAAAATGGCTTTAGATCTAGGCATGGTAACTAAAACCAAGGAAGGCTTGGAAAAGGGGAAACAAGCACGGCTTTCGCAATATGAAAATAACCCTAATGGGATGTCTCTTGAACTTGTCATTAAGTATGCTGAATATTTTGGACTAAAAGAGGGTAAAAAATTTACCTTTATTCATGAGGCTCTAAAGTCCTCAAAGAAAATCATCATAGATGACAATATTTTTAAGGGAGAAAGTTGGGAAAATTTTATCCTCACAGTTGCAAGTATTTTGTCCCCTAATAGCTATGTGCCGGGGAAAACCGTTGAGCCCATTGATGAAGAGGAACCAGATATTGAGTCCATTGAAGAAGAAGAATCAGATCCTGAGCCCCTTATAGATCTACTAAAAGAAATAGGTGATAAAATGAGAGATGAAAAAAAAGCTTCGCCGGAAATGGACCATACTCTTCAGAGGAGGAAAGTTGCCGTGATTAAAAAAACAGGAACAAAATAG
- a CDS encoding DUF6602 domain-containing protein, protein MASDIYRTILQRDLETFVKTFSEDAPKLFKTESGKLFHPGEYGHYREKVTKRILRAMLRPNVSISDGFVITKNNEISTQCDIIIYNSNLTPIISENYANMFPVEEVVAVGEVKSNLTRSEFIEALLKLAEIKKMQNDRINPIENKYFDWEEYSHMITFLICNRVDFDIKKIKYEDIYKNIERKYWHNTVLNIEQAEMLYALDFNQASKEYKEFLVKKNYILEELVAYSYPVHIRKNFGIVKTRQNYIFINEKDPFWHILQFFVHISKGVNFAWKYEYDFVEYLGLNTRPIFSS, encoded by the coding sequence ATGGCTAGTGATATTTACAGGACTATATTGCAAAGAGATTTAGAGACTTTTGTAAAGACATTCTCGGAAGATGCGCCAAAACTGTTTAAGACTGAAAGCGGAAAACTGTTTCACCCAGGTGAATATGGCCATTATCGAGAAAAAGTAACTAAGAGAATATTACGTGCGATGCTTCGCCCAAACGTAAGCATTTCTGATGGTTTTGTTATTACAAAAAATAATGAAATTAGTACTCAATGCGATATTATCATATATAATTCAAATCTAACCCCTATCATATCAGAAAACTACGCTAATATGTTTCCGGTAGAGGAGGTAGTTGCTGTTGGCGAAGTGAAATCCAATCTAACTAGGAGTGAATTTATTGAAGCATTACTGAAACTTGCGGAAATAAAAAAGATGCAAAATGACCGCATAAATCCTATAGAAAATAAATATTTCGATTGGGAAGAATATTCTCATATGATAACATTTTTAATTTGTAACAGGGTTGATTTTGATATAAAAAAAATTAAATATGAGGATATTTATAAAAATATTGAACGTAAATATTGGCATAATACAGTATTGAATATTGAGCAAGCAGAGATGTTATATGCTCTTGATTTTAACCAAGCAAGTAAGGAATATAAGGAATTTTTAGTTAAAAAAAATTATATTTTGGAAGAATTAGTTGCTTACTCTTATCCAGTTCATATTAGAAAAAATTTTGGTATTGTAAAAACCAGACAAAATTATATTTTCATAAACGAAAAAGATCCATTTTGGCATATACTTCAATTTTTCGTACATATTTCCAAAGGTGTCAATTTTGCGTGGAAATATGAATATGACTTTGTTGAGTACTTAGGTTTAAATACACGCCCTATTTTTTCATCCTAA
- a CDS encoding Eco57I restriction-modification methylase domain-containing protein, giving the protein MPDFITQIKKIGILVETYESHYEQYHRSTYNETEVRVDFVNPLFQALGWDVLNERRLPQHLREVKHEANVVVEEAGESRKKRPDYCFRAGTESCFFLETKKPAVDIKTATEPAFQLRRYGWSGNLSVSILTNFTDLLIYDCSIRPLENDPANKALVAHYHYTDYADKFEEIFSLISKDAVVSGIFADRFSNINSSLMKEPFDDYFLNQIRRWRNVLSQDLLINNSYLNTEELNIFVQKILNRIVFLRICEDRSFEQFEALKAITTYPQLKELFIIADRKYDSGLFDLIDEQTLIISDNVIVDIFRDLYYPNGSYEFSVVDPYIIGQIYEIFLIETITITEDGSISCEEKPEAVDSQGTVNTPKNIADFIVEETLLQLFYGKTPDEISSYHIADICCGSGNFLVSAFEYIVNHYIEYYKSVSLDDYLHRGFLLPTADVQTFNLSYAIKRQILINNIFGVDIDALATEVTKLSLLLKLLENVSVDELDEYILASRQKALPDLSENIKNGNSLIDSTYTEFNSAILEDMSLLAKIKMFDWDHEFKHTTFDAIIGNPPYIRVQKMVHYSPEEYRYYKADASVYETASAELLDKYYLFIERALSLLSNKGFLGYIVPHRFMNTKSGVTLRKWLSERKVIKKVAHFGTHQVFPGRSTYTCVIILTVGGQETFEIGFVDNWSKFLFDHTTIYDTYKSSVLSTAPWTFIPGSIKAALKKVSQHCVRLDALTEIFVGVQTSADTTYIIHQVREDNKYVYFTDKDDRPQKVEKQILKKSIYDCKIKKYESICHNTYIIFPYKAINGKPVLYTIGEMIAQFPCAYHYLYLYKDELAVRNMPNRTESNWYAYGRSQSIQRFFSGEHLIWPVLSTDSNYVFDDEVITFTGGGNGPYYGLLIRPDTQMSIFYIQALLNFWLMEYIVKASASTFRGDYYSHGKQFVASLPIYKIDFSNPNEARSHAEIVQDVRGIMELSKKKNVAKTKAEKSMLDRAVITRANRIESVINSFYEVTNDAQVNL; this is encoded by the coding sequence ATGCCAGATTTTATAACACAAATCAAAAAAATTGGAATTCTTGTTGAAACATATGAGTCACATTACGAACAGTATCATCGCTCAACTTATAACGAGACAGAAGTTCGTGTGGATTTTGTGAACCCTTTGTTTCAAGCTCTAGGATGGGATGTCCTTAATGAGAGGAGATTACCACAGCACCTCCGAGAAGTCAAGCATGAAGCAAATGTCGTTGTAGAAGAAGCTGGCGAGAGTCGAAAGAAACGCCCTGATTATTGTTTTCGTGCTGGAACAGAATCGTGTTTTTTTTTGGAAACAAAAAAACCTGCCGTGGATATAAAAACAGCGACTGAACCTGCATTTCAGTTGAGACGCTATGGGTGGAGTGGAAATCTGTCCGTCTCAATCCTTACGAACTTCACGGATTTACTGATTTATGATTGCTCAATTCGTCCTCTTGAAAATGACCCTGCGAACAAAGCGCTAGTTGCCCATTATCATTACACTGACTACGCTGATAAGTTCGAGGAGATATTCTCTCTAATTTCTAAGGATGCTGTAGTGTCAGGCATATTTGCTGACAGATTTTCAAATATTAATTCATCACTGATGAAAGAGCCCTTTGATGATTATTTTTTGAATCAAATACGGCGTTGGCGTAATGTTCTAAGCCAAGACCTCCTAATTAACAACAGCTATTTGAACACAGAAGAACTGAATATATTTGTACAGAAAATTCTAAACCGCATCGTATTCTTGCGTATATGTGAAGATCGCAGTTTTGAACAATTCGAGGCACTCAAAGCAATCACTACTTATCCTCAGTTAAAAGAATTGTTTATTATTGCCGATCGAAAATACGACTCAGGCTTGTTTGATTTAATTGACGAGCAGACTCTAATTATATCAGATAATGTTATCGTAGATATTTTCAGGGACCTTTATTACCCGAATGGTTCATATGAATTCAGTGTGGTAGATCCTTATATCATAGGTCAAATATATGAAATCTTCCTTATTGAAACCATCACCATAACCGAAGATGGGTCTATTAGTTGTGAGGAAAAACCAGAAGCTGTGGATTCTCAGGGTACGGTCAACACTCCAAAGAACATTGCAGATTTTATTGTTGAAGAAACTCTTTTGCAGCTATTTTATGGCAAGACACCAGACGAAATATCAAGCTATCATATCGCCGATATTTGTTGTGGCTCTGGAAATTTTCTGGTGTCGGCTTTTGAGTATATTGTTAACCATTATATTGAGTATTACAAAAGTGTTTCGCTAGATGATTATTTGCATCGTGGATTTCTTCTGCCTACCGCAGATGTGCAGACTTTTAATCTGTCTTATGCCATCAAGCGTCAGATACTTATAAATAATATCTTCGGTGTCGATATAGATGCTCTTGCTACTGAAGTCACGAAGCTGAGTCTTTTGCTTAAATTGCTCGAAAATGTTTCAGTTGATGAACTTGATGAATATATATTAGCAAGCAGGCAGAAAGCTCTACCAGATTTAAGTGAAAACATCAAAAATGGCAATAGTCTGATTGATAGTACATACACTGAATTTAATAGCGCAATTCTTGAAGATATGAGTTTATTGGCAAAAATCAAAATGTTCGATTGGGATCATGAATTTAAACACACAACATTTGACGCAATTATTGGTAATCCGCCATATATTCGCGTTCAAAAAATGGTTCACTATTCTCCAGAAGAGTATCGATATTACAAAGCTGATGCTTCAGTATATGAAACAGCTTCAGCAGAATTGCTAGATAAATATTATTTATTCATTGAACGTGCCCTTTCATTATTATCCAACAAGGGCTTTCTTGGATATATTGTCCCGCATAGATTCATGAATACGAAATCTGGTGTAACGCTACGCAAATGGCTTTCCGAACGTAAAGTAATCAAGAAGGTTGCGCATTTCGGAACCCATCAAGTATTTCCCGGACGATCGACTTACACATGTGTTATAATATTAACGGTTGGGGGACAAGAAACATTCGAAATTGGATTTGTTGATAATTGGAGTAAATTTCTTTTTGATCATACGACAATATACGATACATATAAATCATCAGTCCTAAGTACAGCTCCGTGGACTTTCATACCGGGATCGATTAAAGCTGCTTTGAAAAAGGTCTCGCAGCACTGTGTCAGGCTAGATGCCTTAACTGAGATATTTGTCGGTGTTCAAACTAGTGCTGATACAACCTATATCATCCATCAAGTTCGGGAAGATAATAAATATGTGTATTTTACAGACAAGGATGATCGCCCGCAAAAGGTAGAAAAGCAAATACTGAAAAAAAGCATCTATGATTGCAAAATCAAGAAGTATGAGAGTATTTGTCATAACACTTATATTATTTTTCCATACAAGGCTATTAATGGAAAACCTGTATTATATACGATTGGCGAAATGATAGCGCAATTTCCATGTGCATACCACTATCTATACTTATATAAAGATGAGCTTGCAGTAAGGAATATGCCTAACCGAACAGAATCTAATTGGTATGCATATGGTCGCAGTCAAAGCATCCAACGTTTTTTTAGTGGAGAACATTTGATTTGGCCAGTCTTATCAACCGACTCTAATTATGTATTTGATGATGAGGTAATCACTTTCACCGGAGGTGGTAACGGACCATATTATGGACTTCTGATTCGCCCAGATACGCAGATGTCCATTTTTTACATTCAGGCACTATTGAACTTTTGGCTGATGGAATACATTGTAAAAGCAAGTGCAAGTACTTTTAGAGGTGACTACTATTCGCATGGTAAGCAGTTTGTTGCTTCTTTACCAATATATAAAATTGATTTTAGCAATCCAAATGAGGCAAGATCTCATGCAGAAATCGTACAAGATGTTCGCGGTATCATGGAACTGTCCAAAAAGAAAAATGTAGCTAAAACCAAAGCAGAAAAAAGCATGCTTGACAGAGCTGTCATCACTAGAGCAAATAGAATAGAAAGCGTCATTAATTCCTTTTATGAAGTTACAAATGATGCACAGGTGAATTTATGA